Proteins co-encoded in one Bremerella sp. TYQ1 genomic window:
- a CDS encoding DUF1559 domain-containing protein: MSRNASSSAQSSRRAFTLVELLVVIAIIGVLIALLLPAVQQAREAARRMTCTNHLKQMGLALHNYHDTYGTMPPGWLVHSNTNDSAWGWNALILPFMEQSNLHDALNVTSKTLQQVKTEYSASSPTAQDLALMTTIDIALCPSDTGPPLNDTKHINTLEVPLSNYIACVGFSSAQGTTKTKHPAGLGLFIGNDGRSFRDIVDGTSNTIAVGERSYRLNGRAAVWAGPGRAGQGSSTDGVQNVSGGVSFTLNGPESRGGFRSLHPGGANFVYADASVHFVPETINSDRGNCPEWFCNTWSDQQAVTDELGVFQRLGMIADGMVISE; the protein is encoded by the coding sequence ATGTCTCGTAATGCCTCATCCTCTGCACAATCATCTCGACGAGCCTTTACGCTTGTAGAATTGCTCGTCGTCATCGCCATTATCGGAGTGCTCATCGCACTTCTCTTGCCGGCCGTCCAACAAGCGCGAGAAGCTGCTCGTCGTATGACCTGTACGAATCATCTCAAGCAGATGGGTTTAGCCCTTCATAATTACCACGACACATACGGAACGATGCCCCCAGGCTGGTTGGTCCATAGCAATACCAATGACTCGGCATGGGGTTGGAACGCACTCATTCTTCCATTCATGGAACAATCCAACCTTCACGATGCACTGAACGTAACCTCGAAAACGCTTCAGCAGGTAAAGACCGAGTACAGTGCGTCTTCACCAACCGCTCAAGATCTGGCGTTAATGACGACCATCGATATCGCTCTTTGCCCATCCGACACTGGCCCGCCACTGAACGATACGAAACACATCAACACGCTAGAGGTTCCCCTGTCCAACTACATCGCTTGCGTTGGCTTCTCAAGTGCTCAAGGGACAACGAAAACGAAACATCCAGCTGGGCTGGGGCTATTTATTGGCAACGATGGCCGTTCTTTTCGCGACATCGTCGATGGAACAAGCAACACCATTGCGGTGGGGGAAAGAAGTTATCGCCTAAACGGTCGAGCCGCAGTGTGGGCTGGTCCGGGACGCGCCGGACAAGGCAGCTCTACCGATGGTGTGCAGAACGTTTCTGGCGGTGTTTCCTTTACCCTGAACGGTCCGGAGTCACGTGGTGGCTTCCGATCATTGCACCCTGGCGGAGCAAACTTTGTCTATGCCGATGCCTCAGTCCATTTCGTTCCCGAGACGATCAATTCCGATCGAGGAAACTGTCCGGAGTGGTTCTGCAATACCTGGTCAGACCAGCAAGCCGTCACCGACGAGCTTGGCGTGTTTCAGCGCCTGGGCATGATTGCCGACGGCATGGTCATCTCGGAATAG
- a CDS encoding DUF1552 domain-containing protein, with protein sequence MNKNRNSFASRALSRRTFLRGAGVAMGLPWLSAMQPAMAASEPIAPQRFAWIYVPNGVVQDAWTPEESGRKWELSRTLRPLAKFRNDINVYTGLDREFRGGTGVHAQAGCCWLTSSPPTEALDGGFPTNTSLDQIIARKINGGTLLPSIELSCNDHTNQRETKYFETISWHGPGYAANAQKNPRDVFDRLFGKPDPRMASLLDVVMEDARRLERSLGPSDRSKLGEFLDSVRSVEQKIQKAEKHAAKRHQSPMTRPTGMPEDRGEYIRVMVDLITIAFQQDLTRVATLVIDPERWDTPRMYHGVFDSPQNHHALTHTKGDEAKEKLQRIDEFHVSQFAYFLERMQAMSDSSSTLLDSSLLTYGSGMGNGQIHDYNDLPVITAGNLHGKVPTGIHHRFGGKKPVANLWLSQAQAAGIEIDNFADSSGTIELRNSPST encoded by the coding sequence ATGAATAAGAATCGAAATTCGTTTGCAAGTCGAGCCCTTTCCCGCCGCACGTTCCTTCGCGGGGCTGGTGTCGCCATGGGGCTACCCTGGCTGTCGGCTATGCAGCCGGCAATGGCTGCTAGTGAGCCCATCGCGCCCCAGCGTTTCGCTTGGATCTATGTCCCCAACGGCGTCGTGCAGGATGCCTGGACACCAGAAGAAAGTGGCCGCAAGTGGGAGTTGAGCCGTACGCTTCGACCTTTGGCGAAGTTCCGCAACGACATCAACGTTTACACCGGGTTGGATCGTGAATTTCGTGGAGGCACCGGCGTCCATGCCCAAGCAGGATGTTGTTGGCTCACCAGTTCGCCACCGACTGAGGCACTGGATGGTGGGTTTCCGACCAACACCTCGTTAGACCAGATTATTGCCCGGAAAATTAACGGCGGGACATTGCTGCCGTCGATAGAACTGAGTTGCAACGACCATACCAATCAGCGTGAAACCAAGTACTTCGAGACAATCTCTTGGCATGGTCCCGGTTACGCCGCTAACGCCCAGAAAAACCCCCGAGATGTATTCGATCGCTTGTTCGGCAAGCCCGATCCACGCATGGCCAGCCTGCTGGATGTCGTGATGGAAGATGCCCGCCGACTCGAACGTTCGCTTGGTCCAAGCGACCGGAGCAAGCTGGGCGAGTTCCTCGACTCGGTGCGAAGTGTCGAGCAGAAAATTCAAAAAGCCGAGAAGCATGCCGCCAAGCGTCATCAAAGCCCCATGACGCGCCCCACCGGTATGCCGGAGGATCGCGGCGAGTATATCCGTGTCATGGTCGATCTGATCACGATCGCGTTTCAGCAAGATCTAACGCGAGTCGCCACGTTGGTGATTGATCCGGAGCGTTGGGATACGCCACGTATGTACCACGGCGTGTTCGACAGTCCGCAAAACCACCACGCACTGACCCATACAAAGGGTGACGAGGCGAAGGAGAAGCTACAGCGGATCGATGAGTTTCACGTCTCGCAGTTTGCGTACTTCCTGGAACGCATGCAAGCCATGAGCGATAGTAGCAGCACGCTGCTCGACAGTAGCCTGCTGACCTACGGCAGTGGAATGGGGAATGGTCAGATTCACGACTACAACGACCTTCCGGTTATCACTGCCGGAAACCTTCACGGTAAAGTCCCAACCGGAATTCATCACCGTTTTGGTGGCAAGAAGCCGGTCGCGAACCTCTGGCTTTCACAGGCCCAAGCAGCGGGGATCGAGATCGACAACTTCGCAGACAGCAGCGGAACGATCGAACTTCGAAACTCCCCATCCACTTAG
- a CDS encoding FecR domain-containing protein: MSSQQEQELLKLLDRLLDDQLDEQGNQRLAELLESPDAQQIYKQYMWLHADLFQAAGHDIDSLELPAKPGPHRLRARSSGWILGLALSLTIVFAGLWGASLWAPARPQESLGEITHSEDARWQSEGQPQDELGQIHRGNWELTSGSATIVMNSGAEVSLRGPSKFQVLDAKAIQLDFGDVTIHAPDSAVGFRVLTPTGDIVDLGTEFNVSVDNSGETEVHVSQGVVVAKSVSNGSVVPILRGEAGRIDRTLGDIMPTPFDLARFGKEEKPQEAPGQRTSLGKFAPIPGDARIVFLGDSATDQETYILLIKQYLKQVGTHADVRYFNSGMTFQFFFDEANFQQHVAAFAPTHAVLEFGTELAINSVDPGTFEQQLRQLCSRLEATSIEPVLVIDYPFSAGSAEIRTRQQVYRQIVMGVAREFGYRIADAEYHFLSSPIQQDHLVSSDGRRPSFDGHRLLAKAILESLGYSDGDIDRTIEISMLPGVIQDWKYKTKEDDQPLTAQVVRALQTDVSWKEISLPLPENTFAKRIADESHLVGYRDRSRGYATSLPANYRPGIVAVSQIECEAPKTAYVNVGASVHAVWVNGEQVLRLSEWTGWHAGKKRVAVALAAGKNQIVIEAGDNFFVSVTDDRDWSL, from the coding sequence ATGAGCTCACAACAAGAACAAGAATTGCTCAAGCTATTAGATCGTCTGCTCGACGATCAGCTCGACGAGCAAGGCAATCAGCGACTTGCGGAACTTCTTGAATCGCCGGATGCACAACAAATCTACAAGCAGTACATGTGGCTGCATGCCGACCTGTTTCAAGCGGCCGGCCATGATATCGATAGCCTCGAACTTCCAGCTAAGCCTGGACCACATCGCCTGAGAGCCAGGTCTTCCGGATGGATCTTGGGCCTGGCGCTTAGCCTTACGATCGTCTTCGCCGGACTTTGGGGAGCAAGCCTATGGGCTCCTGCCAGACCGCAAGAGTCGCTTGGCGAAATCACACACAGCGAAGACGCCAGATGGCAGTCGGAAGGACAGCCTCAAGATGAACTGGGGCAAATTCATCGGGGAAACTGGGAGCTTACTTCTGGTTCCGCCACCATCGTCATGAATAGTGGCGCCGAAGTCTCCCTCCGTGGCCCCTCGAAGTTCCAAGTACTCGACGCCAAGGCAATCCAACTCGATTTCGGTGACGTGACCATTCACGCGCCCGACTCCGCGGTCGGTTTTCGAGTGCTCACACCGACCGGCGATATCGTCGACCTGGGAACTGAGTTCAATGTTTCGGTCGACAACTCAGGGGAAACGGAAGTTCATGTCTCGCAAGGCGTCGTTGTTGCCAAGTCGGTCAGCAATGGATCGGTCGTCCCCATACTTCGCGGCGAAGCGGGGCGAATTGATCGCACGCTGGGCGACATCATGCCTACTCCGTTCGATCTTGCTCGATTCGGCAAAGAGGAGAAACCTCAGGAAGCCCCAGGGCAGAGAACTTCCTTGGGCAAATTTGCCCCGATCCCAGGCGACGCACGCATCGTTTTCCTGGGCGATAGCGCGACCGATCAAGAGACCTACATACTTTTGATCAAGCAGTATCTCAAGCAAGTTGGTACCCACGCGGATGTCCGCTACTTCAATTCGGGGATGACATTTCAGTTCTTCTTCGACGAGGCAAACTTCCAACAACACGTAGCCGCATTCGCTCCGACTCATGCGGTTTTGGAATTTGGGACGGAGCTTGCGATCAATTCAGTCGACCCGGGTACATTTGAGCAACAACTTCGACAGCTTTGTAGCCGACTAGAAGCGACTTCCATTGAGCCTGTACTGGTGATTGACTACCCATTCAGCGCTGGATCTGCCGAGATTCGCACGCGGCAACAAGTGTATCGTCAAATCGTTATGGGCGTCGCTCGAGAATTCGGATATCGCATTGCCGATGCCGAGTACCACTTTCTTTCATCGCCAATCCAGCAGGATCATCTCGTTTCCAGCGACGGTCGACGCCCCTCGTTTGATGGGCACCGTCTCCTGGCGAAAGCAATTCTGGAGAGCTTGGGCTATTCAGACGGTGACATTGATCGAACGATCGAGATTTCGATGCTTCCGGGAGTGATCCAAGACTGGAAGTACAAGACCAAGGAAGACGACCAGCCACTCACGGCACAAGTCGTGCGTGCTCTTCAGACAGACGTGTCCTGGAAGGAGATTTCGCTCCCTCTTCCAGAAAACACGTTTGCGAAGCGAATTGCCGATGAGTCGCACCTGGTCGGTTACCGCGATCGCTCACGCGGATACGCCACTAGCCTGCCAGCGAACTATCGCCCAGGGATTGTGGCCGTATCGCAGATTGAATGCGAAGCACCGAAGACGGCCTATGTCAACGTCGGTGCCTCCGTTCACGCAGTCTGGGTCAATGGTGAACAGGTTCTGCGACTAAGTGAATGGACCGGTTGGCATGCTGGCAAGAAGCGTGTAGCCGTCGCACTAGCGGCCGGCAAAAACCAAATTGTGATCGAAGCTGGCGATAACTTTTTTGTAAGTGTGACCGACGATCGTGATTGGTCGCTCTGA
- a CDS encoding DUF1592 domain-containing protein: protein MTGLLRIDDWKENGPAVKRVLDVIESHQMPPREEEQPSDHERVELQQELRRWLKVARSHSTDWPGKPVLRRLTRLEYNNTVRDLLGLDTDVFIFSERLPFQRDHFQPATKEMPGQFRMSAREYGAKYPVFLMDAGIPGDSRADSGFVNRGDAQDFSAARLEEYIKIAGEIAFHPDLLTRAKMMEELFPSANYSQPSQKKETLSNSIVVATSEIAPNSNVTATADASAFDLASFQQRIAIAKSEGRGGVFDGECLTNSIVPGKGGVVGFSYGMSSARILGINPTEDWWIASFGTAEETSGKTLFANRNRGQKQYELAFHDFNKIPFSGVSEIGLVLLSRKGESGSIRIGVRTNSGDMSMHDIDMSDGKNIFVALKSPPDSFITRLVVDGQAYSGDYVLLDDLAIITRDPPVDQGLVMAEEPIEPLANSEPTNASAKVDKSIAQQSSTNRIEHFLRRAFRRPVPNAELALFATYHDQVLARGGSPEDAMRSVVQAVLSSPSFLYLNAPQPEQESTQGTADHAVALTAHELATRLSYFLWSTMPDDELSELADSGRLLEREVLDQQVQRMLADPRAIELSESFYVQWLKLQELWSAQPDVKQFPQFYSAINNKRTLAQDMFGEVLLLFQAVLVEDRSVVDLLDSDYTFVNGKMVQFYKLNSEELTLVGAQPRAIDRDLLKDDRNWFRIRRVSEERGGVVTSPAILTATSLPHRTSPIRRGVWLLETLFNRHLPPPNVAVGDIEDQEGIEGLSLREKVELHRANHACAVCHDQIDPPGFALENFDAIGKWRVEEQGMPIDSSGQLPGVGKFGNPLEFKQQLIDKQDLFARGFAEHLFSYALSRDLEYYDVPAVQEIVSGAKSENYRFSSVVRGIVQSDAFRTRRSRNE, encoded by the coding sequence TTGACCGGCCTTTTGCGTATTGATGATTGGAAGGAAAACGGACCTGCTGTCAAACGCGTGCTCGATGTGATTGAGTCGCATCAGATGCCCCCGCGTGAAGAGGAGCAGCCTTCGGATCACGAGCGAGTTGAGCTTCAACAAGAGTTGCGCCGCTGGTTAAAGGTCGCACGTAGTCACTCGACCGACTGGCCAGGAAAACCGGTCCTTCGCCGCCTAACTCGCTTGGAATACAACAACACCGTGCGCGACCTGCTTGGGTTGGATACCGACGTGTTCATCTTTTCCGAACGCCTGCCGTTTCAGCGAGATCACTTTCAGCCGGCAACCAAAGAAATGCCTGGGCAGTTTCGGATGTCGGCCAGGGAGTATGGTGCCAAGTACCCGGTGTTTCTGATGGATGCTGGCATTCCGGGTGATAGTCGGGCCGATAGTGGCTTCGTGAACCGAGGCGATGCCCAAGACTTTTCGGCTGCCCGACTCGAGGAATACATCAAGATCGCCGGCGAAATCGCATTCCATCCAGATCTTCTCACCCGTGCCAAAATGATGGAAGAGTTATTTCCCTCGGCCAATTACTCCCAGCCATCGCAGAAAAAGGAAACGCTGAGCAATTCGATCGTCGTGGCCACTTCTGAAATAGCCCCAAACTCGAACGTTACCGCCACGGCGGACGCAAGTGCGTTTGACCTTGCCTCGTTCCAGCAGCGGATTGCCATTGCTAAATCGGAAGGCAGAGGAGGCGTATTTGATGGAGAGTGCTTAACCAATAGCATCGTGCCTGGTAAAGGTGGCGTTGTGGGTTTTTCCTACGGAATGTCATCGGCTCGTATCTTGGGAATCAATCCTACCGAGGACTGGTGGATTGCCTCCTTTGGCACTGCGGAGGAAACCAGTGGGAAAACATTGTTTGCCAATCGGAATCGAGGGCAAAAGCAATACGAACTGGCATTCCATGACTTCAATAAAATACCGTTCTCAGGTGTCTCGGAAATCGGCTTAGTACTGCTAAGTCGAAAGGGAGAGTCTGGCAGTATCCGGATTGGCGTACGTACGAACTCCGGCGACATGTCGATGCATGACATCGATATGAGTGACGGAAAGAATATCTTCGTCGCGTTGAAGTCTCCTCCCGATAGCTTCATCACACGGCTGGTCGTGGATGGCCAAGCGTACTCAGGTGACTACGTGCTACTGGATGACTTGGCAATCATTACACGCGACCCGCCTGTCGATCAGGGGCTGGTCATGGCTGAGGAGCCGATCGAACCTCTGGCGAATTCCGAGCCCACGAATGCTTCCGCAAAAGTCGACAAGTCGATTGCACAACAGTCTTCTACGAACCGCATCGAGCACTTTTTGCGTCGTGCGTTTCGCCGCCCGGTCCCCAACGCAGAACTGGCCTTGTTTGCGACCTATCACGACCAGGTACTCGCTCGCGGCGGAAGTCCCGAAGACGCGATGCGATCGGTCGTTCAGGCGGTGCTGTCTTCCCCTAGCTTTCTCTACCTGAACGCACCCCAGCCTGAGCAGGAGAGCACGCAGGGAACCGCCGACCATGCCGTTGCCCTCACAGCTCACGAGTTGGCAACACGTCTCAGTTACTTTTTATGGAGCACCATGCCGGATGATGAACTGTCGGAACTAGCCGACTCTGGTCGTCTTCTCGAACGAGAAGTGCTGGACCAGCAAGTTCAACGCATGTTGGCTGATCCGCGGGCAATAGAGCTGAGCGAAAGTTTTTACGTGCAATGGTTGAAGCTACAAGAGCTTTGGTCGGCCCAACCTGATGTTAAACAATTCCCTCAGTTCTACAGTGCGATCAACAACAAGCGAACGCTAGCCCAAGATATGTTTGGCGAGGTGTTGCTTCTGTTTCAGGCCGTCTTGGTTGAGGATCGCTCAGTCGTTGACCTGCTGGACAGCGACTACACGTTCGTCAACGGCAAGATGGTGCAATTCTACAAATTAAACTCAGAGGAACTTACTCTGGTCGGTGCCCAGCCAAGAGCGATCGATCGTGATTTGCTGAAGGATGACCGTAACTGGTTTCGCATTCGACGTGTCTCCGAGGAACGCGGTGGAGTTGTGACCAGCCCCGCCATATTGACCGCCACATCACTGCCGCACCGTACCAGTCCGATTCGCCGCGGAGTGTGGCTTTTGGAAACGCTGTTCAATCGCCACTTACCGCCACCCAATGTTGCGGTGGGTGATATCGAGGACCAAGAAGGGATCGAAGGGCTTTCTTTACGCGAAAAGGTGGAACTGCATCGGGCCAATCACGCCTGTGCCGTCTGTCACGACCAAATCGATCCGCCCGGGTTTGCCCTGGAAAACTTCGATGCCATCGGAAAATGGCGAGTCGAAGAGCAAGGCATGCCAATTGACTCGTCGGGCCAACTTCCTGGCGTTGGCAAATTCGGGAACCCTCTCGAGTTCAAACAGCAGCTAATTGACAAACAAGATCTCTTCGCGAGAGGCTTTGCCGAGCATCTCTTCTCGTATGCATTGTCTCGAGATCTCGAATACTACGACGTTCCGGCCGTTCAAGAGATTGTCAGCGGCGCTAAGTCGGAAAACTATCGGTTCTCAAGTGTTGTGCGTGGAATCGTCCAATCCGATGCGTTCCGAACAAGAAGGAGTAGGAATGAATAA
- a CDS encoding sigma-70 family RNA polymerase sigma factor, translated as MQLLVQHQDALLRFILPMVGNHSDAQDVLQDTATAMWKKFGNYDDAMPFFPWARQFARNEVLHFHRRSRKHAFLSEELLQTLLTESQDEEAIYEERKQALRECLLKLPESDRKLIQVRYAEQNQSIEELSRGTSFSANAFYKSLGRIRRVLMSCINRKVATHS; from the coding sequence GTGCAGTTACTCGTGCAGCATCAGGATGCGCTGCTGCGATTCATCCTGCCTATGGTTGGCAACCATTCTGATGCTCAAGACGTCCTTCAAGACACGGCAACCGCGATGTGGAAGAAGTTTGGCAACTATGACGATGCCATGCCGTTTTTCCCATGGGCGCGACAATTTGCCCGAAATGAAGTCCTTCACTTCCACCGCCGCAGCCGCAAGCACGCTTTCCTGAGCGAAGAGCTGTTGCAAACCCTGCTGACCGAGAGTCAAGACGAAGAAGCGATCTACGAGGAGAGAAAGCAGGCCTTGCGAGAATGCCTGTTAAAGCTCCCAGAATCGGACCGAAAGTTGATCCAAGTTCGATATGCGGAACAAAACCAATCTATCGAAGAACTTTCGCGGGGAACAAGCTTCTCTGCGAATGCGTTCTACAAGTCGCTGGGAAGAATCCGCCGCGTCCTGATGTCCTGTATCAATCGCAAAGTGGCTACCCACAGCTAA